The Streptomyces sp. NBC_01275 genome has a segment encoding these proteins:
- a CDS encoding exodeoxyribonuclease III produces the protein MCRYRARVLTVTSVNVNGLRAAAKKGFVEWLADTSADVLCLQEVRAEAEQLPEAVRAPEGWHVTHAPAAAKGRAGVSLYTRREPDAVRVGFGSAEFDGSGRYVEADLPGVTVASLYLPSGEVGTDRQDEKVRFMDEFLAHLKDLRERAAADGREVLVCGDWNIAHQQADLKNWRANQKSSGFLPEEREWLGRVLDQADGGYVDVVRTLHPDVDGPYTWWSYRGRAFDNDSGWRIDLAVATPGLAARAVKAVVERAASHGERWSDHAPVTVTFER, from the coding sequence GTGTGCCGGTATCGTGCCCGGGTGCTGACTGTGACCTCCGTGAATGTGAACGGTCTGCGCGCCGCCGCGAAGAAGGGCTTCGTGGAGTGGCTCGCGGACACCTCCGCCGACGTGCTCTGCCTCCAGGAGGTGCGCGCCGAGGCCGAGCAGCTGCCCGAGGCGGTCCGCGCCCCCGAGGGCTGGCACGTCACGCACGCCCCCGCCGCCGCCAAGGGCCGCGCGGGCGTCTCCCTCTACACCCGCCGTGAGCCGGACGCCGTCCGCGTCGGCTTCGGCTCGGCCGAGTTCGACGGCAGCGGCCGCTATGTCGAGGCGGACCTGCCCGGTGTGACGGTCGCCTCCCTCTACCTCCCCTCCGGCGAGGTCGGCACCGACCGCCAGGACGAGAAGGTCCGCTTCATGGACGAGTTCCTCGCCCACCTCAAGGACCTGCGCGAACGAGCCGCCGCCGACGGCCGCGAGGTCCTGGTCTGCGGCGACTGGAACATCGCCCACCAGCAGGCCGACCTCAAGAACTGGCGCGCCAACCAGAAGAGCTCCGGCTTCCTGCCGGAGGAACGGGAGTGGCTGGGCCGGGTGCTCGACCAGGCGGACGGGGGGTACGTCGACGTCGTGCGGACCCTGCACCCGGACGTCGACGGGCCGTACACCTGGTGGTCGTACCGGGGGCGGGCCTTCGACAACGACTCGGGATGGCGGATCGATCTGGCCGTGGCGACGCCCGGGCTGGCGGCGCGGGCCGTCAAGGCGGTCGTGGAGCGGGCGGCCAGTCATGGGGAGCGCTGGTCGGACCATGCTCCGGTGACGGTGACTTTCGAGAGGTGA
- a CDS encoding S41 family peptidase, with the protein MSYLRLPHLNGDLLCFVAEDDLWLAPLDEPGRAWRLTVDRAKAGHPRFSPDGREIAYTSWRSLVPEIHLVPVDGGPGRRLTYWGSLDTQVCGWTPPDQDGATDILAVASHGEPFSYFTWAYKVPTDGAPGRKLPWGPVSDLQVADIAGERKTLLLTGTPPHEPAAWKRYRGGAMGRLWLHGQRLLEGLEGHLHSPMVVGGRIAFLSDHEGVGNLYSCAHDGSDLRRHTDHDAFYARHASSDGTRVVYQCAGDLWIVDELAAGSEPRRIDVRLSGPRAGRRPYQIPAAQHVDGISVDETGRASAVVVRGSLYWLTHRDGPARTITDTPGVRVRLPEMLGSGGQVAYVTDADGEDAVEIAYLPRASGDRAPRRLASGELGRVLEMVSDPDGERLAIAAHDGRLLLITVSEDAAAAAGAEGAGDAGDASRTDPGGGVVTELISSVNGPVRDLAFSPDGAWLTWSHPGIGRSLRQIKMARISGIGHGEGERLIVDVTNGRFEDENPVFTRDGRYLAFLSWRGFDPVYDVHTGDLSFPLGCRPYLVPLSSATPSPFALTPEGRPAAGGLDPVEDEEGGDGAVTVEVEGLESRVTPFPVTASKYSAMHPVAGGGLVWLRWPISGALGETFANPDDTSGRPTLEFFNISKAKKSELVDHLDWFALSGDGTRLVVVDEGELRATPSTESGDLDSTVWIDLRRILHEVDPGAEWRQAYAEAGRLIRAYFWDPGMCGIDWDAVLEQYRPLVERVASPDEFADLLREVLGELGTSHAYVTPARRNEGPPHYQRRQGLLGADFVHREGGWTVRRILPGESSDSKARSPLAGTGIREGAVLTHVDGRPVDPLTGPYPLLAGAGGTTVELTFTPVEGDAGHARRVAVVPLVDERPLRYQHWVAKRRAVVRELSGGRCGYLHIPDMGGSGWAQFNRDLRMEVSRPALLVDVRGNAGGHISELVVEKLTRRILGWDLTRDAQPVSYASNAPRGPVVALADEATSSDGDMITAAFKLLKLGPVVGQRTWGGVVGMTGRHQLGDGTVITVPMNAAWFDAYGWSVENHGVIPDLEVLRTPLDWAEGRHAQLDDAIRLALDLLALNPPANPPDLSAVPNRSRPKLPRRQGLQ; encoded by the coding sequence GTGAGCTATCTGCGTCTGCCCCATCTCAACGGTGACCTGTTGTGCTTCGTGGCCGAGGACGACCTCTGGCTGGCCCCCCTGGACGAACCGGGCCGCGCCTGGCGGCTCACCGTCGACCGCGCCAAGGCCGGACACCCGCGCTTCTCCCCCGACGGCCGCGAGATCGCGTACACCAGCTGGCGAAGTCTCGTCCCCGAGATCCATCTGGTGCCGGTGGACGGCGGGCCGGGACGGCGGCTGACCTACTGGGGCAGCCTGGACACCCAGGTCTGCGGCTGGACGCCCCCGGACCAGGACGGCGCCACGGACATCCTGGCCGTCGCCTCCCACGGCGAGCCCTTCTCCTACTTCACCTGGGCCTACAAGGTCCCCACCGACGGCGCCCCCGGCCGCAAACTCCCCTGGGGCCCGGTCTCCGACCTCCAGGTCGCCGACATCGCGGGGGAACGGAAGACCCTCCTGCTCACCGGCACTCCCCCGCACGAGCCCGCCGCCTGGAAGCGCTACCGGGGCGGGGCCATGGGCCGTCTGTGGCTGCACGGACAGCGGCTCCTCGAAGGCCTCGAAGGGCACCTCCACTCCCCGATGGTCGTCGGCGGCCGGATCGCCTTCCTCTCCGACCACGAGGGCGTCGGCAACCTCTACTCCTGCGCCCACGACGGCTCCGACCTGCGCCGGCACACCGACCACGACGCCTTCTACGCCCGGCACGCCTCCAGCGACGGCACCCGGGTGGTGTACCAGTGCGCCGGAGACCTGTGGATCGTCGACGAGCTCGCGGCCGGCTCCGAGCCGCGCCGGATCGACGTACGGCTGAGCGGACCCCGGGCGGGGCGGCGGCCGTACCAGATCCCGGCCGCCCAGCATGTGGACGGGATCTCGGTGGACGAGACCGGGCGGGCGAGCGCGGTCGTGGTGCGCGGGAGTCTGTACTGGCTGACGCACCGCGACGGCCCCGCGCGGACGATCACCGACACGCCCGGGGTGCGGGTGCGGCTGCCGGAGATGCTCGGCTCCGGCGGACAGGTCGCCTATGTGACGGACGCAGACGGCGAGGACGCCGTCGAGATCGCCTATCTGCCGCGCGCCAGCGGCGACCGCGCGCCGCGCCGACTGGCGTCCGGAGAGCTGGGCCGGGTGCTGGAGATGGTCTCCGACCCGGACGGCGAACGCCTCGCCATCGCCGCGCACGACGGCCGGCTGCTGCTCATCACCGTGTCCGAAGATGCGGCTGCCGCCGCGGGCGCCGAGGGCGCCGGGGACGCCGGGGACGCCTCCCGGACGGACCCCGGGGGAGGGGTGGTCACCGAGCTGATCTCGTCGGTCAACGGGCCCGTCCGCGACCTCGCCTTCTCCCCGGACGGGGCGTGGCTGACCTGGTCGCATCCCGGGATCGGCCGCTCCCTGCGCCAGATCAAGATGGCGCGGATCTCCGGGATCGGCCACGGAGAGGGCGAGCGGCTGATCGTCGACGTCACCAACGGCCGCTTCGAGGACGAGAACCCGGTGTTCACCCGGGACGGCCGCTATCTGGCCTTCCTGTCCTGGCGCGGCTTCGACCCGGTGTACGACGTCCACACCGGGGACCTGTCCTTCCCGCTGGGCTGCCGGCCCTACCTGGTGCCGTTGTCGTCGGCGACCCCGTCCCCGTTCGCGCTGACCCCGGAGGGCCGCCCGGCCGCCGGGGGCCTGGACCCGGTGGAGGACGAGGAGGGCGGCGACGGGGCGGTGACCGTCGAGGTCGAGGGCCTGGAGAGCCGGGTCACCCCCTTCCCCGTCACGGCGTCCAAGTACTCGGCGATGCACCCGGTGGCGGGCGGCGGGCTGGTGTGGCTGCGCTGGCCGATCTCGGGGGCGCTGGGCGAGACGTTCGCCAACCCGGACGACACCAGCGGACGTCCGACCCTCGAGTTCTTCAACATCTCCAAGGCGAAGAAGTCCGAACTCGTCGACCACCTGGACTGGTTCGCGCTCAGCGGGGACGGCACCCGGCTGGTCGTGGTCGACGAGGGCGAGCTGCGCGCCACGCCCTCCACCGAGTCCGGGGACCTCGACTCGACGGTCTGGATCGACCTGCGCCGCATCCTGCACGAGGTGGATCCCGGCGCCGAGTGGCGGCAGGCGTACGCGGAGGCGGGCCGGCTGATCCGCGCCTACTTCTGGGACCCCGGGATGTGCGGGATCGACTGGGACGCGGTCCTCGAGCAGTACCGGCCGCTGGTCGAACGGGTCGCGTCCCCGGACGAGTTCGCGGACCTGCTGCGCGAGGTCCTGGGCGAACTGGGCACCTCCCACGCCTACGTCACCCCCGCCCGCCGCAACGAGGGGCCGCCGCACTACCAGCGCCGACAGGGGCTGCTGGGGGCCGACTTCGTGCACCGGGAGGGAGGGTGGACGGTCCGGCGGATCCTGCCCGGCGAGTCCTCCGACTCCAAGGCTCGTTCGCCGCTGGCCGGCACCGGGATCCGGGAGGGCGCGGTCCTCACCCATGTCGACGGACGCCCGGTGGACCCGCTGACCGGCCCGTATCCGCTGCTGGCGGGCGCGGGCGGCACGACGGTGGAGCTGACGTTCACCCCTGTGGAGGGCGACGCAGGCCACGCGCGCCGGGTCGCCGTGGTCCCCCTCGTCGACGAACGCCCCCTGCGCTACCAGCACTGGGTCGCCAAACGGCGTGCGGTCGTACGGGAGTTGAGCGGCGGCCGGTGCGGCTATCTGCACATCCCCGACATGGGCGGCTCGGGCTGGGCCCAGTTCAACCGCGACCTGCGGATGGAGGTGTCCCGGCCCGCGCTGCTGGTGGACGTGCGCGGCAACGCGGGCGGCCACATCAGCGAACTGGTCGTGGAGAAGCTGACGCGCAGGATCCTCGGCTGGGACCTCACCCGCGACGCCCAGCCGGTGTCGTACGCCTCCAACGCCCCGCGCGGGCCGGTGGTGGCCCTGGCGGACGAGGCGACCTCCTCCGACGGCGACATGATCACGGCGGCCTTCAAGCTGCTCAAGCTGGGCCCGGTGGTCGGCCAGCGCACCTGGGGCGGAGTGGTCGGCATGACCGGCCGCCACCAGCTCGGCGACGGCACGGTCATCACCGTTCCGATGAACGCGGCCTGGTTCGACGCCTACGGCTGGTCCGTCGAGAACCACGGCGTCATCCCCGACCTGGAGGTCCTGCGCACCCCCCTGGACTGGGCAGAGGGCCGCCACGCCCAACTCGACGACGCGATCCGCCTGGCCCTGGACCTGCTGGCCCTCAACCCCCCGGCGAACCCCCCGGACCTCAGCGCGGTACCGAACCGCTCACGTCCGAAGCTGCCGAGGCGGCAGGGCCTTCAGTGA
- a CDS encoding SDR family oxidoreductase codes for MSHKVSLEGQVAVVTGAARGVGELLARKLSARGATIALVGLEPDALKQVAERLHGDSAHWYADVTDQEAMSRVAAEVKERFGKVDVVVANAGVASGGPFVDSDPEAWRRVIEVNLVGSAVTARAFLPVLRESRGYLLQIASLAAITPAPMMTAYCASKAGVEAYAHCLRAEVGHQGVRVGVGYLSWTDTDMVRGADQDEVMRELRGRLPWPANKTYPLGPAVDRLVAGIERRSSHVYGQGWLRGMQGVRGWLPALIGTVGQREMKRFEPRLRGMRTGLVGAGGAADEEARATHRS; via the coding sequence ATGAGCCACAAGGTCAGCCTCGAAGGGCAGGTCGCCGTCGTCACCGGCGCCGCCCGGGGCGTCGGCGAGCTGCTCGCCCGCAAGCTCTCCGCGCGCGGAGCGACGATCGCGCTGGTCGGCCTGGAGCCGGACGCGCTCAAGCAGGTCGCCGAGCGGCTGCACGGCGACAGCGCCCACTGGTATGCCGACGTCACCGACCAGGAGGCCATGTCCCGGGTCGCTGCGGAGGTGAAGGAACGCTTCGGCAAGGTGGACGTCGTCGTCGCCAACGCGGGCGTCGCGTCCGGCGGACCCTTCGTCGACTCCGACCCGGAGGCCTGGCGCCGGGTCATAGAGGTCAACCTCGTCGGCTCGGCGGTCACCGCGCGCGCGTTCCTGCCGGTGCTGCGGGAGAGCCGGGGCTATCTGCTCCAGATCGCCTCCCTCGCCGCGATCACCCCGGCGCCGATGATGACCGCCTACTGCGCGTCCAAGGCGGGCGTGGAGGCGTACGCGCACTGTCTGCGCGCCGAGGTCGGCCACCAGGGCGTGCGCGTCGGCGTGGGCTACCTGTCCTGGACCGACACCGACATGGTGCGCGGGGCCGACCAGGACGAGGTGATGCGGGAGCTGCGCGGGCGGCTGCCGTGGCCGGCGAACAAGACGTACCCGCTGGGCCCGGCGGTGGACCGGTTGGTCGCCGGCATAGAGCGGCGGTCGAGCCATGTGTACGGACAGGGGTGGCTACGCGGGATGCAGGGCGTACGCGGCTGGCTCCCGGCGCTCATCGGGACCGTCGGACAGCGCGAGATGAAGCGGTTCGAGCCCAGGCTGCGGGGCATGCGGACGGGGCTGGTGGGAGCGGGCGGAGCGGCCGACGAAGAGGCGCGCGCTACGCACCGTAGTTGA
- a CDS encoding NAD(P)/FAD-dependent oxidoreductase — translation MTEHVRVAVIGSGFGGLGAAVRLRREGITDFVVLERADSVGGTWRDNSYPGCACDVPSHLYSFSFAPNPEWPRTFSGQEHIRAYLEHVTDVFGLRPHLRFGAEVQRMTWNAAELRWDIETAAGALSADVVVSATGPLSEPKTPDIPGLDSFPGKVFHSARWDHDADLAGKRVAMVGTGASAIQIVPALQPLVSRMTLFQRTPPWVMPRVDRAISGAERALHRTLPFTARLRRGLLWGIRELQVQAFTKHPNELGFVEQLAKRNMARAIKDPALRAKLTPDYRIGCKRILLSSAYYPALAQPNVDLVASGLAEIRGSTLVAADGSEAEVDAIVLGTGFHVTDMPIADRVVGAAGHTLAESWKDGMEALRGASAAGFPNWMTIIGPNTGLGNSSMILMIESQLNYMADYLRQLNVLGGRAALDARPSAVHAWNRRVQDRMQRTVWNTGGCTSWYLDAGGRNTTVWPGTTGEFRRATRRVDLAEYEVLRAPAHQSPETAQSAATADSEVTA, via the coding sequence ATGACCGAGCATGTGCGGGTGGCGGTGATCGGGTCCGGGTTCGGCGGACTGGGGGCCGCCGTGCGGCTGCGCCGCGAGGGGATCACCGACTTCGTCGTCCTGGAGCGCGCCGACAGCGTGGGCGGCACCTGGCGGGACAACAGCTACCCGGGGTGCGCCTGTGACGTGCCCTCCCACCTGTACTCGTTCTCCTTCGCGCCCAACCCCGAGTGGCCGCGCACCTTCTCCGGGCAGGAGCACATCCGGGCCTATCTGGAGCACGTCACGGACGTCTTCGGGCTCCGGCCCCACCTCCGCTTCGGGGCCGAGGTGCAGCGGATGACCTGGAACGCGGCGGAGCTGCGCTGGGACATCGAGACGGCCGCCGGCGCGCTCAGCGCCGACGTCGTCGTCTCCGCCACCGGCCCGCTGTCCGAGCCGAAGACCCCGGACATCCCCGGCCTGGACTCCTTTCCCGGCAAGGTCTTCCACTCCGCCCGCTGGGACCACGACGCCGACCTCGCCGGGAAGCGGGTCGCCATGGTCGGCACGGGCGCGTCCGCCATCCAGATCGTGCCCGCCCTGCAGCCCCTCGTCTCGCGGATGACGCTCTTCCAGCGCACCCCGCCGTGGGTGATGCCCCGGGTGGACCGTGCCATCAGCGGCGCGGAGCGCGCCCTGCACCGGACGCTGCCCTTCACCGCCCGACTTCGCCGGGGGCTGCTCTGGGGCATCCGCGAACTCCAGGTCCAGGCCTTCACCAAGCACCCCAACGAGCTGGGCTTCGTCGAACAGCTCGCCAAGCGGAACATGGCCCGCGCGATCAAGGACCCGGCCCTGCGCGCCAAGCTCACCCCCGACTACCGCATCGGCTGCAAGCGGATCCTGCTGTCCAGCGCCTACTATCCGGCCCTCGCGCAGCCCAACGTGGACCTGGTGGCCAGCGGGCTCGCCGAGATCCGCGGGTCCACGCTCGTCGCCGCCGACGGCAGCGAGGCCGAGGTCGACGCGATCGTCCTCGGCACGGGCTTCCACGTCACCGACATGCCGATCGCCGACCGGGTCGTCGGCGCCGCCGGGCATACTCTCGCGGAGTCCTGGAAGGACGGCATGGAGGCCCTGCGCGGCGCGTCCGCCGCCGGCTTCCCCAACTGGATGACGATCATCGGGCCCAACACCGGCCTCGGGAACTCCTCCATGATCCTGATGATCGAGTCCCAGCTGAACTACATGGCCGACTACCTGCGGCAACTGAACGTCCTCGGCGGCCGCGCCGCCCTCGACGCCCGCCCGAGCGCCGTGCACGCCTGGAACCGGCGCGTGCAGGACCGTATGCAGCGCACGGTGTGGAACACGGGCGGCTGCACCAGCTGGTATCTGGACGCAGGCGGGCGCAACACCACCGTCTGGCCGGGGACGACCGGAGAGTTCCGGCGCGCGACCCGACGGGTGGACCTCGCCGAGTACGAGGTCCTGCGCGCGCCCGCCCACCAGAGCCCCGAGACCGCCCAGAGCGCCGCGACCGCCGACAGCGAGGTGACCGCGTGA
- a CDS encoding GNAT family N-acetyltransferase, with protein MNIRPVPFDHPDAVKLDAEVQAEYHERYGDGGDATVLAPSDFAPPRGVYLIAYDELDRPVATGGWRSQDENGEGNEDGDAELKRMFVIRDMRGRGLARRMLTALEDDARAAGRTRMVLETGTEQPEAIALYTSSGYEPCGKFGYYREYESSRCFAKPLNESLRD; from the coding sequence ATGAATATACGCCCTGTACCCTTCGATCACCCCGACGCCGTCAAGCTCGACGCCGAGGTCCAGGCGGAGTACCACGAGCGCTACGGCGACGGCGGCGACGCCACGGTCCTGGCGCCGTCCGACTTCGCCCCGCCGCGCGGGGTGTACCTCATCGCCTACGACGAGCTGGACCGGCCCGTGGCCACCGGCGGCTGGCGCAGCCAGGACGAGAACGGCGAGGGCAACGAGGACGGCGACGCCGAGCTGAAGCGGATGTTCGTCATCCGGGACATGCGCGGCCGGGGGCTGGCGCGGCGGATGCTCACCGCCCTGGAGGACGACGCGCGGGCGGCCGGGCGCACGCGGATGGTGCTGGAGACCGGCACCGAGCAGCCGGAGGCCATCGCCCTGTACACGTCCAGCGGGTACGAGCCGTGCGGGAAGTTCGGCTACTACCGGGAGTACGAGTCGAGCCGCTGCTTCGCCAAGCCCCTCAACGAGTCCCTCCGCGATTAG
- a CDS encoding sensor histidine kinase — protein sequence MHPRNVWQALSRPGYLLSPWPWRAVAYLLTGSLGGAAVLVGLVVWVAVGGVLAVVLVGLPLLAVTVLAGLPVAALERRRLRWVDPAPAPGAHAELREPGVRAWLTTRLRDRATWRELGHTLLAACLLWPAEALLLTVALFLPLAMAATPLLLAAVGGGREIKVAKLWTVTTLPEALGFAVLGALLLAAGAYVLGVAAGARAALTRRLVAPREGDPQARVVELTRSRARLVDAFEAERRRVERDLHDGAQQRLVALTMTLGLARLDAPPGGPLAQQLARAHEEAGAALAALRELIHGIHPKVLADYGLAAAVADAADRSPVPVDVEFAPETPRLPQAVEAAAYFVVCEALANVARHSGASRARVTGEHRDGRLALELRDDGRGGADPGRGTGLTGLADRVSVLDGRLSLTSPPGGPTLLRVEIPCEPSQPSQSSRSSQSSQPSRLPETDTDTACA from the coding sequence ATGCATCCCCGAAACGTGTGGCAGGCGTTGTCCCGGCCGGGCTATCTGCTCTCGCCGTGGCCCTGGCGCGCCGTCGCCTATCTGCTGACGGGGTCCCTCGGCGGGGCTGCTGTTCTGGTGGGGCTGGTGGTGTGGGTAGCCGTCGGCGGGGTCCTCGCGGTCGTGCTCGTGGGCCTGCCCCTGCTCGCGGTCACCGTCCTCGCCGGGCTGCCGGTGGCCGCGCTGGAGCGGCGCAGGCTGAGATGGGTCGATCCGGCCCCTGCGCCCGGCGCGCACGCCGAACTCCGTGAGCCCGGCGTGCGCGCCTGGCTCACCACCCGGCTGCGCGACCGCGCCACCTGGCGCGAGCTGGGACACACCCTCCTGGCCGCCTGCCTCCTGTGGCCCGCCGAGGCACTCCTGCTGACCGTCGCCCTGTTCCTGCCGCTGGCGATGGCCGCGACCCCGCTGCTGCTGGCCGCCGTCGGCGGCGGGCGGGAGATCAAGGTGGCCAAGCTGTGGACGGTCACCACACTGCCGGAGGCGCTCGGCTTCGCCGTGCTCGGCGCGCTGCTGCTGGCCGCCGGCGCCTACGTCCTCGGCGTCGCGGCCGGCGCCCGGGCCGCGCTGACCCGGCGGCTGGTCGCCCCGCGCGAGGGCGACCCGCAGGCCAGGGTCGTCGAACTGACCCGCTCCCGCGCCCGGTTGGTCGACGCCTTCGAGGCGGAGCGCCGCCGTGTCGAACGCGACCTGCACGACGGCGCCCAGCAACGCCTCGTCGCCCTCACCATGACCCTGGGTCTGGCCCGCCTCGACGCCCCGCCCGGCGGGCCCCTCGCCCAGCAGCTCGCCCGCGCCCACGAGGAGGCGGGCGCCGCCCTCGCCGCACTGCGCGAGCTGATCCACGGCATCCACCCCAAGGTGCTCGCCGACTACGGCCTGGCGGCCGCCGTCGCCGACGCGGCCGACCGCTCGCCGGTCCCCGTGGACGTCGAGTTCGCGCCGGAGACGCCCCGGCTGCCGCAGGCCGTGGAGGCCGCCGCCTACTTCGTGGTCTGCGAGGCGCTGGCCAACGTGGCCCGGCACAGCGGGGCGAGCCGCGCCCGGGTCACGGGGGAGCACCGCGACGGCCGGCTGGCGCTGGAGCTGCGGGACGACGGCCGAGGCGGCGCCGACCCCGGCCGGGGCACCGGGCTCACCGGTCTCGCGGACCGGGTGTCGGTGCTCGATGGAAGACTGTCGCTGACCAGCCCGCCGGGCGGACCGACCCTGCTGCGTGTGGAGATCCCTTGCGAGCCGAGCCAGCCGAGTCAGTCGAGTCGGTCGAGCCAATCGAGTCAGCCGAGCCGGCTGCCGGAAACGGACACGGACACGGCCTGCGCGTAG
- a CDS encoding alpha/beta fold hydrolase, with product MTPAAVRALTVVSADGSRLHVEVHGPDDAPAVVLAHGWTCSTAFWAAQIQGLAADHRVIAYDQRGHGRSPVSAVCSTDALADDLEAVLEATLATGEKAVIAGHSMGGMTVLAAAARPKLREHAAAVLLCSTGSSRLVAESTVVPIRPGRLRTWLTRHILGARAPLGPVTPVAKKILRYATMGAGSAPHLVESCARIVHACPRRVRHSWSQVLDRLDLDHGVRELTVPTAVVVGTGDRLTPPVHAHRIAAALPHSLGVTELPGLGHMTPVEAPDLVTGRIRELVTTYTQLKEGA from the coding sequence GTGACCCCGGCCGCCGTCCGCGCACTCACCGTCGTCTCCGCCGACGGCTCCCGGCTGCACGTCGAGGTCCACGGCCCCGACGACGCGCCCGCCGTCGTCCTCGCCCACGGCTGGACCTGCTCCACGGCCTTCTGGGCCGCCCAGATCCAGGGCCTCGCCGCCGACCACCGCGTCATCGCCTACGACCAGCGCGGCCACGGACGCAGTCCGGTGAGCGCGGTGTGCAGCACGGACGCGCTCGCCGACGACCTCGAAGCCGTACTGGAAGCGACCCTCGCGACCGGCGAGAAGGCGGTGATCGCCGGGCACTCCATGGGCGGCATGACCGTCCTGGCGGCGGCCGCGCGCCCCAAGCTGAGGGAACACGCCGCCGCCGTCCTGCTGTGCAGCACCGGTTCCTCGCGGCTGGTCGCCGAGTCCACCGTCGTACCGATCCGCCCCGGCCGGTTGCGGACCTGGCTGACCCGGCACATCCTCGGGGCGAGGGCGCCCCTCGGACCGGTCACACCGGTCGCGAAGAAGATCCTCAGGTACGCCACGATGGGCGCCGGATCCGCCCCGCACCTGGTGGAGTCGTGCGCCCGGATCGTGCACGCCTGCCCGCGCCGGGTGCGGCACTCCTGGTCGCAGGTCCTCGACCGGCTCGATCTCGACCACGGCGTACGGGAGTTGACCGTCCCGACGGCGGTGGTCGTCGGGACCGGCGACCGGCTGACCCCGCCCGTCCACGCCCACCGGATCGCCGCAGCGCTCCCGCACAGCCTCGGCGTCACCGAACTGCCCGGCCTCGGCCATATGACACCGGTCGAGGCGCCCGACCTGGTCACCGGCCGGATCCGCGAACTCGTCACCACGTACACGCAGTTGAAGGAGGGCGCATGA
- a CDS encoding MerR family transcriptional regulator, with amino-acid sequence MADKREYRMEELAEKAGITVRTLRFYRERKLLRPPRRQGRIAWYDDGHLARLRTIAALLERGHTLTGIAELADALDHGHDVAELIGLGGPTEEEPVRLTPEELAARFEGQVTPENLAAALDLGYLGTDGDEIVHISRRLLDVSAALVREGIPLAEVLSVGARVREHADALAGLFTDLVLRHATEADLPRLRPLARSVVEAELSLALDRRLREPPAAPQTSVKNNV; translated from the coding sequence GTGGCAGACAAGCGTGAATACCGCATGGAGGAGCTGGCCGAGAAGGCCGGCATCACGGTGCGCACCCTGCGCTTCTACCGCGAGCGCAAGCTGCTGCGGCCGCCCCGCCGCCAGGGCCGTATCGCCTGGTACGACGACGGCCATCTGGCCCGGCTGCGCACGATCGCGGCGCTGCTGGAGCGCGGCCACACCCTCACCGGCATCGCCGAGCTGGCGGACGCCCTCGACCACGGGCACGACGTCGCCGAGCTGATCGGCCTCGGCGGCCCCACCGAGGAGGAGCCGGTCCGCCTCACCCCCGAGGAGCTCGCCGCCCGCTTCGAGGGCCAGGTCACCCCGGAGAACCTCGCCGCCGCCCTCGACCTGGGCTATCTGGGCACCGACGGCGACGAGATCGTCCACATCAGCCGACGTCTGCTGGACGTCTCCGCCGCGCTGGTCCGCGAGGGCATCCCCCTCGCCGAGGTCCTCTCCGTCGGCGCCCGGGTCCGCGAACACGCCGACGCCCTCGCCGGCCTCTTCACCGACCTGGTCCTGCGCCACGCCACCGAGGCCGACCTGCCCCGGCTACGCCCCCTGGCCCGCAGCGTGGTGGAGGCGGAACTGTCGCTGGCGCTGGACCGGCGGCTGCGCGAGCCGCCGGCCGCACCTCAGACCTCGGTGAAGAACAACGTGTAG
- a CDS encoding response regulator transcription factor, whose amino-acid sequence MRVVLAEDSVLLRDGLTTLLTRFGHEVVAAVGDARGLLAAVADHAPDVDVVVTDVRMPPAFQDEGLHAAVRLRTERPGLPVLVLSQYVQRAYAAELLDSGDGAGVGYLLKDRVGQVEEFVDALREVAAGGTVIDPEVVRQLLRRRRDPLTRLTPREREVLGLVAEGKSNGAIARSLVVSEAAVGKHIGSILTKLDLPPADDTHRRVLAVLAYLRS is encoded by the coding sequence CTGCGCGTAGTCCTCGCCGAGGACAGCGTGCTGTTGCGCGACGGTCTGACGACCCTGCTCACCCGCTTCGGCCACGAGGTCGTCGCGGCGGTGGGCGACGCGCGGGGCCTGCTGGCGGCGGTCGCCGACCACGCCCCCGACGTCGACGTCGTCGTCACCGACGTCCGTATGCCGCCCGCCTTCCAGGACGAGGGCCTGCACGCGGCGGTCCGGCTGCGCACCGAGCGCCCCGGCCTGCCGGTCCTCGTCCTCAGCCAGTACGTCCAGCGCGCCTACGCCGCCGAGCTCCTCGACTCCGGCGACGGCGCCGGGGTCGGCTATCTGCTCAAGGACCGGGTCGGCCAGGTGGAGGAGTTCGTGGACGCCCTGCGCGAGGTCGCGGCCGGCGGCACGGTCATCGACCCGGAAGTCGTACGGCAGTTGCTGCGCCGCCGCCGCGATCCGCTGACCCGGCTGACCCCGCGCGAACGGGAGGTGCTGGGGCTGGTGGCCGAGGGGAAGTCCAACGGGGCGATAGCCAGGTCGCTCGTGGTCTCGGAGGCGGCCGTCGGCAAGCACATCGGCAGCATCCTCACGAAGCTGGACCTGCCCCCGGCCGACGACACCCACCGACGCGTGCTCGCGGTCCTGGCCTACCTCAGAAGCTGA